The following proteins come from a genomic window of Metarhizium brunneum chromosome 2, complete sequence:
- the dtxS4_1 gene encoding L-aspartate decarboxylase dtxS4, whose amino-acid sequence MTVTATTTNGHVNGNAANGSTARLNRAEELDDLLSAVRDLILPFIKAADDAAAHRETGRLPLDATGTPHNVLVDAVQPHSLAAHLKFILPEEGQGKQGLLEGIARVLKYSVNTWDQGFLDKLYASNNPVGVISDIVLSVLNTNLHVYQVSPALTIIEKTTGRALANKFGFTGPRAGGVTCQGGSSSNLTSLVVARNTLYPDCKTEGNAKHDFIVFTSAHGHYSVEKSAMICGMGSSNVWKVPVDDGGSMKADALRELVVRANEQGKTPLYVNTTAGSTVRGSYDPFEDISKICKEFGLWMHIDASWGGPVVFSAQQRWKVKGSHLADSITINPHKMLNAPTTCSFLLGPDMSLFNKANTTDAGYLFHGSTEDDVWDLADLTLQCGRRGDSLKVALAWLYYGANGFERQVDHAFDMASYLWKLVQQTGNFAMVSENPPPCLQVCFYYAPNGDLSSDAATNTNRTQALVEKLIGRGFMVDYAPGDVGSFLRIVVNVQTLPSTVEGLTRALEEAGKEVA is encoded by the exons ATGACCGTGACTGCCACGACGACCAATGGTCATGTGAATGGTAACGCGGCCAATGGATCAACCGCTCGCTTGAATAGAGCCGAAGAGTTGGATGAT CTGCTATCGGCCGTGCGCGACTTGATTCTGCCCTTTATTAAagccgccgacgatgccgcgGCTCATCGGGAAACTGGCCGGCTCCCGCTCGACGCCACTGGCACACCTCACAATgtcctcgtcgacgccgtccagcCTCACAGCCTTGCTGCACATCTCAAGTTCATATTGCCCGAGGAAGGGCAGGGTAAGCAGGGGCTGTTGGAGGGCATCGCAAGGGTGCTCAAGTACAGCGTCAATACTTGGGACCAGGGGTTTCTCGATAAGCTATACGCAAGCAACAATCCC GTTGGCGTTATTTCAGACATTGTCCTGTCGGTCCTGAACACAAAT CTGCATGTGTACCAAGTCTCGCCGGCACTTACCATTATCGAAAAGACGACGGGACGCGCATTGGCCAACAAGTTTGGCTTCACGGGCCCGAGAGCCGGTGGCGTAACTTGCCAAGGTGGCAGCTCTTCAAATCTCACCTCCCTGGTCGTTGCGCGGAACACCTTGTACCCGGACTGCAAGACCGAGGGCAACGCCAAGCATGACTTTATTGTGTTCACGAGCGCCCATGGCCATTACTCTGTGGAAAAGAGCGCCATGATCTGTGGCATGGGCTCATCTAATGTGTGGAAAGTacctgttgatgatggcggaAGCATGAAGGCAGATGCCCTTCGCGAGCTGGTGGTTCGTGCCAATGAGCAGGGAAAGACCCCGTTGTACGTCAACACCACTGCGGGCTCTACAGTTCGAGGTTCCTACGACCCGTTCGAGGACATCTCAAAAATATGCAAAGAATTCGGTCTCTGGATGCACATTGACGCTAGCTGGGGCGGGCCAGTCGTCTTTTCTGCTCAGCAGAGGTGGAAGGTCAAAGGATCCCATCTCGCTGattccatcaccatcaaccCCCACAAGATGTTGAATGCGCCCACCACGTGTTCCTTTTTGCTGGGCCCAGACATGAGCCTATTCAATAAGGCAAACACCACCGACGCCGGATATCTCTTCCACGGAAGCACCGAAGACGATGTCTGGGACCTTGCGGATTTGACATTACAGtgcggccgccgaggcgaCAGCTTAAAGGTTGCTCTCGCATGGCTGTATTATGGAGCCAACGGCTTCGAGAGGCAGGTTGATCACGCATTCGATATGGCGTCCTACCTGTGGAAACTGGTGCAGCAGACGGGCAACTTCGCCATGGTGTCGGAAAACCCGCCCCCGTGCCTCCAAGTGTGCTTCTATTACGCACCCAACGGCGATTTGTCGAGCGATGCAGCGACGAACACGAATCGCACTCAGGCCTTGGTTGAGAAATTGATTGGCAGGGGCTTCATGGTGGACTATGCTCCTGGAGACGTGGGAAGTTTCCTGAGAATTGTTGTCAATGTCCAGACTTTGCCAAGCACTGTCGAGGGATTGACGAGGGCTCTGGAGGAGGCTGGAAAGGAAGTGGCTTAG
- the NOP9 gene encoding Nucleolar protein 9, whose translation MPKPRTKRGADREERKRKRRGEDADKSKYESKRQRRIADELQPGDQQDFPIEEYQQQPNGPTEFFGMLADEEQEYFRRADEMLELNQFPTAEDRDMFLESVFKEAQGKELKLASSQSCSRLMERLIQLSNTTQKKNLFNAFGGHFLSLVQHRFASHCCEALFLRSAGIVTQELAGFTVDIKGASADEHQPEASMEELFLATLDELEGNLSYLITDRFASHTLRVLLLVLSGRPLDDVSVKTLMKSKKKENISVAGSAAADEQNKGLRAVPGSFTLAVQKIIADSIAGVDSTGLRVLARHPIGNPTLQLLLELDMALNKTEKKSSEPSESETAPPTLLQQLLPGAPKSLSDPASEASEFINGMIYDQIGSRLIETLVAHCPGKVFKPLNHNFFLPRIEVYVRNDISCYPAIKVLNRIGKDDLVTAADKITPTVPQLVAKTRYNVLRALFERCSARGINDQIKKLTKALKEGCGSQPADLVTTLCHLSEPAKSKEEVTRNEYAVQSHGAALLTTLLSIPGSLKAVHESILALPTPHLLRLATTSMPTVTLLTTALSTPSQNSLFQKSLVATVSPHTAELSTSQFGHNLINSIADVPSKGKDFSVPFHVKESMMQRLANQEAELRESWMGRSVWRTWKGDTWKTRRGDWKTWMREIDAQAAQPVTHAKGRDEGDKHNPAEKQDKKHMNTRKDEE comes from the coding sequence ATGCCCAAGCCACGGACGAAACGAGGCGCTGACCGTGAAGAACGGAAGCGCAAGAGAAGAGGCGAAGATGCCGACAAATCCAAGTACGAGTCTAAACGCCAGCGCCGCATCGCGGACGAATTGCAGCCAGGCGATCAGCAGGACTTCCCAATCGAAGAGTACCAACAGCAGCCCAATGGCCCTACAGAATTCTTCGGCATGCTGGCCGATGAAGAGCAGGAGTACTTCAGGAGAGCCGACGAAATGCTCGAATTGAATCAATTCCCCACCGCCGAGGACCGAGACATGTTCCTAGAGAGCGTCTTCAAGGAGGCCCAAGGCAAGGAGCTCAAGCTCGCGAGTAGCCAGTCTTGCTCACGGCTGATGGAGCGCCTCATCCAACTGTCAAATACGACGCAGAAGAAGAATCTCTTCAATGCGTTCGGTGGCCACTTTCTGTCCCTCGTGCAGCACCGATTCGCCAGTCATTGCTGTGAGGCGCTCTTTCTACGCTCTGCGGGTATCGTGACACAGGAGCTTGCTGGCTTCACGGTGGATATCAAGGGCGCGAGCGCCGACGAACACCAGCCGGAAGCGTCTATGGAGGAATTGTTCCTGGCAacgctggatgagttggaaGGCAACCTGAGCTACCTGATAACCGACCGCTTTGCGTCGCACACCCTGCGAGTTCTGCTCCTGGTTCTATCGGGCCGGCCCCTGGACGACGTGTCCGTCAAGACACTCatgaagagcaagaagaaggagaacatCTCGGTGGCTggctcagcagcagctgaCGAGCAAAACAAGGGACTCCGGGCCGTACCGGGCTCATTTACGCTGGCAGTGCAGAAGATCATAGCCGATTCAATAGCGGGCGTCGACTCCACGGGTCTCCGCGTCCTCGCAAGGCATCCCATTGGCAATCCAACgctgcagctcctcctcgagcTGGACATGGCCCTCAACAAGACGGAAAAGAAGTCGTCGGAGCCGTCAGAGTCTGAGACGGCACCGCCCACTCTCCTCCAACAACTCCTTCCCGGCGCACCAAAATCCCTTTCCGACCCGGCCTCGGAAGCGTCCGAATTTATCAACGGCATGATCTACGACCAAATCGGCTCCCGCCTCATCGAGACCCTCGTTGCACACTGCCCCGGCAAGGTCTTTAAACCCCTCAACCACAACTTCTTCCTGCCCAGGATAGAAGTCTATGTGCGCAACGACATCAGCTGCTACCCCGCCATCAAGGTGCTCAACCGCATCGGCAAAGACGATCTCGTCACGGCAGCGGACAAGATCACGCCAACGGTGCCGCAACTCGTTGCCAAAACTAGATACAACGTCCTCCGTGCCCTATTCGAGCGCTGCTCCGCGCGCGGCATCAACGACCAGATCAAGAAACTCACCAAGGCCCTCAAAGAAGGCTGCGGCTCCCAGCCCGCCGACCTAGTCACCACCCTCTGCCACCTCTCAGAACCAGCCAAGTCAAAAGAAGAAGTCACACGAAACGAATACGCCGTGCAGTCTCACGGCGCAGCCCTGCTCACAACTCTCCTCTCCATCCCAGGGTCCCTCAAAGCCGTCCACGAATCCATCCTCGCTCTCCCAACCCCccacctcctccgcctcgcGACAACCTCCATGCCAACCGTCACGCTCCTCACAACCGCCCTCTCAACACCCTCCCAAAACTCTCTCTTCCAGAAATCCCTCGTGGCCACGGTTTCCCCCCACACCGCCGAGCTATCCACCTCCCAATTCGGCCACAATCTCATCAACAGCATCGCCGACGTCCCcagcaaaggcaaagacTTTAGCGTCCCCTTCCACGTCAAGGAATCCATGATGCAGCGCCTTGCAAATCAGGAAGCCGAGCTGCGAGAGAGCTGGATGGGCAGAAGCGTATGGCGTACCTGGAAGGGCGACacgtggaagacgaggaggggCGATTGGAAGACGTGGATGAGGGAGATTGATGCCCAGGCCGCACAGCCCGTGACGCACGCGAAAGGACGGGACGAGGGGGATAAGCACAATCCCGCAGAGAAGCAGGATAAGAAGCACATGAACACGCGCAAGGATGAAGAATGA